ctggcaagaggtgcaaccacccctgacaggaggtggcaccgcccaaaggctcagtcttcgagctctgccaggcagtgcaaccgctccagttaggaggtgcaaccgccatatcgcgaaattccgggaattgacagttttgagctccaaattcaaactggatttgggcctataaataccccacccattcagcactgaaagggcattgaatatacaccgaaatcctgatcttgttctgtgatttttagagctcaaaattgttgtaaaggccaaaagttcttctcccttttttcttccaaagttctgagctttaaagagaggagagaaaattctgtaagggttgtctcctaagcctgtcaaaaggagtgaaactgtaaaagggtggttgaccttcgcctattgaaggaaggcctctagttgacgtcggtgacctcgtcggtggaggaagccaaaagtggagtaggttaagattgaccgaaccactctaaatctcgatttgcatttactttgagcatattatctttactgcaaacctcctctaaagcttactgctttctgcacatatacaattgggtttcaagctttgcactttccgaatcggcgtttagacataaaaaagtttcatcgtacgatcatcatatttctgtttgcgtttacgttttgatttctatcataactgcaaactgcctttatatccttgcttaaactgcatctcgcttaatcaagtgatttacgaatcagcatttagacgtaaatcagttttttcgtacgaatatcatatttcagtttgtgcctactatctgattagaatcataattgcaaactgcatttatatctttgctgcatctcgcttaaacaaaagttaaagtgatttacgaatcagctttcttaccaaaatcacttttaacgaacgaatacagtttttatttttcgtagaaggttttctgctgcactaatttacccccccctcttagtgctcttgatcctaacaagggaaTCCAATAAAATCGAGAGAAAGTTGGGGGTGAGGTTATGGGAATCACAGATAATGATAATGTGATAGAAGTTATGTCTTGTCCCCTATCACATCGCTGATGATCATCTCATCCTCCTTCATTCTCAATAAAGCGATGACTAGAATGATAATAAGAAAAGTAGTTAACACTAGGGATAGAGGCTTCATAAGATCAGGTCTTATGTGGAGGGGACAGGTGGAGGAGATGACTACCATGCAAAGGCAACTCATAATTTAGCACGATGGGACGATGAAGGTAAAAGACGAAGGATAATGACAAGAGGTTGAGATGGTCCGGGAAGAcgatcatctatatatatatatatatatatatataggataattaagtaattttaaaaaagataaatatgtaAACCCGCTTAAATAAAAGGGTGACCGTGCTATTTCTCGAAGGTAACGCTGCGTCTCTGCAAGTCTATAACGCCTTCGACTGGTTCGTTCCATCGGTCGCTTGGACGCGAGAGAACCCTAACTATGTTCCGTAGCTAGCTTTTCCGCCACCTTTTCTGGTCTCGGCGACGGTTGAACCCTCGATTTGAAGGCGATGAGCGAACCCCAACCAACCGATTCCTTCGCGGGCGATCCTCCTCCGATGGCGGACCCGAGTTCCGGCGCGGTGTCGCCGGAGCCGGTGGCGGAAGCTGGTGCCACCGCGGATGTTGGATGCACGTCGAGGAAGGAGAAGCGGAAGGCTCTGAAGAAACTGAAGCGGAAGCAGACGAGAAGGGAGGCCGCGAttcgggagagggaggaggacgagGCGCGGTCCAATGACCCGGAGGAGAAGCGTAAGATCCGACTGAGGGAGCAGGAGGAGGTCGAGATCGCGGAGAGGGAGCGGAAGCTGTTCGAGGAGCGGGAGAGGTTGTGGTTCGAGGCGGCCGCGGCGAGGAAGGCggctgaggaagaggaggagcagcGGCGGAAGGAGCTCATGGAGAAATCTCAAGAGAAGGTATTCATCCTGCCATCTCTAATTTGATAGTAGTTATGGATTTCGTGTATTCCCTCTCTCCCTCAAAATCATCTTGGAAAAAGGTGCTGTTAATTTAAGAAAAATTCTAGTTGGTGTTCTCACTGCTTAGTTGAGCTTGTTGCATCGACTAATTAACCTAAAATTGGCACCATGTTTCTGGTAAATCTCTTTTGTTCGATCTTTTAAACGTACCGAACAAAACTGGCACGATCCCCTTGTTGGTTCAAGTTAGGTTTTATATCAGATTGTCTATGTGAACAGAAGGGGGTTTTCCATGAATCAATTCATATGAGAACGTGCTATTTGAGCCTTCGATTGCTGTGTTTATATTTGTTGTTAATGGCGTTCACTGCAATGAACTATAATTTTGCTATTCCAAGGAAACCTAATGGTGGGTCCAAAGTCGTTTATTAAGTGTGTGGTTTGTTATTAACTTGTAGGCTTTGATAGGTTAATGGATCATTATTTGGACTTTGTAGCTTCTTTGAGAAAAGGTTTCGGTACCTGGTTGGCTGTTCAAAGATAGTTGGGGTTGGGCCCTATATTGTTTGCCTATGCTAATCTGAATTGTACTGAGTTGAAACAATCACCAGTCCCTTTGTTATATTGTTCCAAGTAATATGACAAGTTGAAGCAATTGCCAGTCCCTATGTTAGACGATGGATTAATACCAAAGTTTGTTGGATGTCTCTTGACCTTTCATAAACAGGAGAGACTGAGAGAGAGTCAGGATGTGGTAATCAAATATTTCTCAGTCCTACGTTAATGTGTCACTTTACAAACTACTAAGCCATGTGACCTTGTGGATTGATTGATGACCAATGTATCAGTTAATTTTTTAATAGCAAACTGACCATGAACTGGATCATTGTGTGATAAACCCCATGCATTTTGAGGTAATTGACAATTGGATTTTACAAATACGTTTTTTGATGTACTTTGTACTTCAAGTGTCAACCTTTCATGTTCCCTTCCAACTGTCTTATTTTGTTCTTCATTGTGAATTGTAACAGAATCAGCATGATGCTCATGTAAATGAGGAGGATGGAGATGATGAATGGGATTATATTGAAGAAGGCCCTGCTGAAATCATCTGGCAGGGGAATGAGATCATAGTAAAAAAGAAAAGGGTGAGAGTTGCAAAGAAAAATGCTAATAAACAGCAATCTGAAGAGGTGTAGTTCTTCACTCCATTCTTTTTGGTTGTTTGGAGAAAGAATTTGTTTACTGAACTCATGTGGTATATGTTCCTGGATATGATCTGAAAGCTTCATTAACATACAGGATGATAACAGACCAACTTCCAATCCGCTACCTCCACAGTCTGTAGCTTTTGCTTCATACATGAACGGTCCATCAATTTCTGCACAAGAAGTGCTGGAAAGGGTTGCCCAAGAAGTTCCAAATTTTGGAACAGAGCaagtatgtcttactaaaaacttTGACCTTTAATTTATTATGATATCTTATGTCTATGCTGATTTTAAGATGATTTCTGATTTTCATATGAAACATATTCATATTTTGCAGTAATTGTTAATTAACCTTTTTTCTGTTCCTTTTTAGGATAAAGCTCATTGCCCATTTCACCTCAAGACAGGAGCTTGTCGTTTTGGGCCACGCTGTAGTAGAGTTCATTTTCATCCTGATAAATCTTGCACATTGCTCATCAAAAATATGTATAATGGTCCAGGCCTTGTTTCGGAGCAGGATGAGGGGCTTGAGGTTTGTAAGATGATACTCTCTCGTGGATAATGTGGTATCCTGACTATTGCCTTTTTTATTCTGCTGCAAATTATTGTTTTTTTAGTCTTTCATGCACTTGTTGCATATATTTGTAAACATAAGTTATCATTATGAGCTGTTTATGCACCAGGAAAGCTTTGGAAGATTGGCACCTACTTTAATTAGATGCTCTAGCTATTGTACTTTCATGCTTTGTAGAGGTCTGCCTTGTCCTTGGATGATGTCACAATTCTAACCTAGGAAAGTGATTGAAGCCAGAAGGCTGAGAAGACTGCAAGAAacattatacacatactatatggAAGCTGTTTCTGGATTAAGCTGCTGGAGAAGTATGTGACAAATTAAGCTGCTGGAGACATTCTTCAATGAAAATATGCTCTTATTGTAGCTCTTCTGTTTATGAAATTAACTACTGACACTTATATATTTTGCAACCTCATAAATTTAATGAATAGAACATCATTTTCCAACCCCCGTGGCCTTTGCATCATTTTGTGGTTTATGTTGAGAGCAAAACATCTCTATATTGAGAGTTCTATGCAGAAGATAGCTTAGAATTTGTTACGGCTTCTTCTTGTCCTGGTAAACTTGTCAGTAGGAGTCATGATTCCTGACAGCATGTTTGTCGGTTTTGTTTTAATAGAAACGCAGAAAGGTTACTGCTTGATATGCTATAAAAATATCTTAGAGAAAGTCTTAGTAAGACTGGCACGCATTTGAAAATAGCAATGTCAATTTAAAAACGAAGTTTAAGTATACAAATCAGCTATTAAAAAATGATGTAACCTGATCCTCTTGGCAGGAGCCTTGTGCAATgggcttctttttttattttttaactaattattctCATTACACTTACTGATATTGTCTTGGATATGGATCTACACAATGGTTTCTTGCCGGTGAAATATTGTAAGCCCTTTCTCTATAAGATCTACAACACGATTCCATGTTCTTTAACAACTATAGCATCAGATTTTATCTCAAGGAGCTCGAATGGAGACTCAAGGTTTCTCTCTTGGTTGAGGCTGGAAAGTTTGATTATTCTTCTGTATCCTATGTCGTTGAATCAGAGCTATTTTTGTTTAAGCATGTTTAATATTTTGTCAACCAAGTAGCAATCATGTATTTTAGAAGATGAAGTGTCAATAATGcatcttctttccttttagtGTCTTATAATGTTTTTGTTGATTTGAGATGAGTACTTAAACAATGTACATTGTTTTATGTCTCTGATTATTTAAGCAGTTCCTTGACCTCTAGTATATATCTGGTCATCTATTTATGATCTGTTGATGCTATTCTGCGCTTGGAAGTTATTTTGAATTTCCTTGGCAGGTGATAATATATCTTGTAACTATAATGTAAGTTTGCTGTTTATCCATGATTTTAAATTCAACATATTGTCTGATTCTTAACTGAGTTTGTATGCATTTGTAACTGTCAATTGTTGCGAGGACACTTGAATTGTTGACTGTGGATTGAGAAACTGCAGTGATAAAATGTGCAAGGAAATGTAGACATAGGTAATGTCAGAATCATAAAAGAAGTAAAAAGAGTTGCTTGTTGGAATCCTGAAAAACATGTCAGATTATACCTATGTAGTATCAGAAACCCAATGCAGGTCACAAGTTACATAAAATTTTTAGTAATTTTCTTGACATAAAGATGTTATATCCTTACTGTACCAGTTGGCTTTTAAAATTTTCCTTATAAAAACTACTTTAGGAAGTTTGTAATATGCACGTGTAGGAATTAATCATGTATTGAACTTGGAATTTGCAGTCCTGGGCTAGGCCTAGCATGTGTTGGTCTCTTTTGTGTGACACAACAATTTTGTTGTTTAAGCTagttatatttttttaagatatcCAGATTCCGTTCTTTATTTACTACTGGAGCAAAAAGTCAATTTCTCCTGTTGGCTTCTCTTTAGAGTGGAACATATTCTTATGTTTATCTCTTGTATCTCATTGGTATTCACCTGTATAGTTATTGGCTGATCCTCCAAGTATTTATGGAGCTTAAGTTTTGTTGTGGTCTTATCTGCTAAACCAAACTAGAAAGATGTGAAGGTTCTAGGTTTCTATCAGTCCCACGTTTGAGCTGGAATATGGAGTTTGTCGTTGTAGCAACAGAGaaagataattaatttttttcaagTGTTCCTTCTGTGTAACTTATGTATTCAATTAATGAATTTTGTAGAATTAAAAGATAAAGAACTGTCATGTGAATCAAAAAATGTGTTTGGATTAattatttgatgccttaaatttaACCGGAATCAAGTATTTTATGAGCTTGGTATATTTTCGTACTCGTGTTTTCTTTTCCAGTAAATTTTTCTATTGTATTTTAGGtgcattttgtttcttggaaagtAGTTACAGGATAACATCAACGTTTACTTGATTGTCTTGTATGCACAACTTACTCTTCTTAACCCATGCATTTATCAGTATACAGATGAAGAGGTTGAACGTTGTTATGAAGAATTTTATGAAGATGTGCATACAGAGTTCCTGAAGTTCGGTGAACTTGTAAACTTCAAGGTTGCTTGATTATCAAAACACCTCAGCCAAAAATTTTTGTTCTTTCACATCTTATAGGTAGTTGTGGAATAATTTGTGTTTTCTGTGGATTGGAAATTATTAAAGATTTTAGCAACTGAAAATTATCCAGACAGTTCTTGGCTTACCTGATCTAGGCAACCAATTTAAATCATGTGCTTAGTTTTGTTGTTACTTCCTATTAGTTTGCTATGAGAAAACCTAATAAGATTCCACAGAATCATCTTTATATCTCATTCATTGTTGTGCTCCAAGGTGATTTGACTGTTTTACCACCTTTTTTTTGTGACATAGCAGACGAGCTGTTATTTCTATCATTTATCAGTCTTCTGGCAGCAGTTAAAAATTTTAACTTCAAATATTTCCGGTTATCAATTGGAGATTGATATTCAATGATTTGTTTTTCTGGATTTGTAGCTTTTGGAATGTTTAATTAGTCGTGCTAGCTTTATGAGCCTTGGTTGCTATCTGTTCCTAACTTCATTCTTACTACTCATTCTCTTATAACATAATTTAAGCTCCAATGCTTTGGCTTTGCGTAGCTGCAATTCTTGTGTTGCCAAATCATTCTGCACTTTGTGGCCATTACATTCATGTCTGGACCTTTGCATTCTTATTTAGTGATCAGAAACAGAGGTGGTCCTAAAAGCCAAGTGTCATTTATGGTTCCTGTTGTCTAGATGCAATATTTTGAATTGTGATAAAGTTTTTGAACGGTTTTACTGTGCTATTGCATAATCATAACTAATAATTTCCTAGTTAAGCAACATTATCATCAAGGGGAATTTGCAAAGTAACAAGTATTCTCTATTGTTCtatctcatcattaattttaCTCACAAACTCGGTTGGCCTTTAAGGAAACTTCTCTAAATATTGGTTTGTAGATTTTGTTTTCCACATTGGTAACCCCATTATCTATATTGGAAACTGTTCCATCTTATGTGCCTGTTCCTTAAAATAACTTCAATATTGCTTAAGAGTTAATACAATCTAATTTTACTCTTAGAATTCAGTTCTCTGTTGATTCAATCATAAGTTTTGCTCTGCATGTTCAAAAGTCACTTCATTTTTATCAACAAGGTTATGGTAGCCACAAAATTAACTTATCCCCAGATAGAAATTTGATGGTTTGTAATCTTTTTACCAACATGCCTGTTAtgcttaattgcttatgttggccATCTGGGAAGTAAATTCTGATATTTCTTTTTTCAGGTGTGCAAGAATGGTTCTTACCATCTACGTGGAAATGTATATGTACACTACAAGTCCCTGGACTCGGCTGTTCTTGCTTATAACAACATTAACGGTCGTTTTTTCGCTGGAAAACAGGTACCTGGACTGTCACTTGTTTTTCATCTTTCTTTGTTGAAGCACTTGTggatcttcatcttcttcttgagATCTCAAGTTTTgtgcatgcttttttttttttttccatcatgTCCTGTGTGACAGCATATTTTTTGCTTGTAGGCCAGTGTTGAAAGTTGAAATAACTCTCCTGCCATTTACTAGTTCTTCCTGTTTTCCACGTCTCATGGTTCTAAAGTATTACTTATCTGAATCAGATAACATGTGAGTTTGTTGGTGTGACAAAGTGGAAGGTTGCTATATGTGGCGAATACATGAAATCGAAGTTAAAAGTATGGTTCTATGTTATCCCTTTTCCTTTGGTGTATGCAGAAAAAAGAAATGCTTTTCCACTTCTATATTGTATTTCTTCTTTCTCTAAGTTCTTACTTATGACCATTCGCAGTTGAGGTAGGAAGTTGACGCATCATATTCATACTCTACATTCTTTTTATCAGACTTGTTCTCATGGGTCTGCTTGCAATTTCATTCACTGCTTCCGCAACCCTGGAGGAGATTATGAGTGGGCTGATTGGGACAACCCTCCGCCCAAGTACTGGATCAGAAAGATGATTGCTTTATTTGGTCCTTCAAATGAGTATGAGCATCACAAGCAGGTGGATTTGAAAGAATTTGATAGGCCAAGGTGTTCAGATAGGAAGAGAACACCAATAGACAAACGGTATGTTCTATTGTTCTTGTTTTGGCTTCAAAGAGAATATTCACTTGAAGTCCTTTGGTATCTCTCCATTGCTGCACATACCTTTACTATGAACTTGGTTAATAGATATTATATCCAAGATATGGTCATGACTGAACTGGtacatgctatatatatatatatatatatatatatatatatatatatatatattctggttTGGGGGTTGGGGGTGGGGTCATGAATACACATGGGTTATGGGTTGCATACTTGTATCCTTCACCGTATCTTAGAAAACTTGTGGCGGGTTAAGTTGGACCTCAAAATCGGCCCATCTTCTCATGGACTCAGGTTCATGTTGTGACTTTAACTTAGTTTTAATTTGTCTGGTCATATATGTTTGTTTCTAGTATTCTACATCCTTTAGTTTTTGGGACATTGTTTCTGGCAACAAATTTGAAGCCGAGGAAAAGGATTGAATGTGTTGTGCTGCACCCTTGAAATGTAAATTGAGAGTTCCAAGATGAGAAGCACATctgttttaagtttttttttaggaATCCAGTAATTTTATGACTCTAAATTCATGTAGAGTTTGTGCAATCCCATAAATTGTGTTGGGGTCTAAAGAAACATCAGGTAGGCTTGCTTGCTGAAATTTCCTACTTGATCAACATTTCAGATTTCCAGTTGTAAATTCATCATGCAACTCTTCTCTCTTCAAAGTTGAAATATAAGGTTTCTTTTGTCAAGTGAATTATGGCTTATAGAACCTATTAGGTGCTTTCATATTGAATGAATATCCTGTTTCACTTGTGACTGGTGTGAAGTGAGAGGAACATGATGAGTTTATTAGGTAGAAGTGGGATAGCATCAGCTGTCAGTATTTGTAATCAGATCCATGGTTAGCAGTTGTTCATGCTTAAGGTAAAATCAGAGATTAGAAGTACGCTCATATTCTGCTTACATTATCCACTCATAAACCAGATTCATGCATATAAAGAGATGCATGTCCTTTCCCAATTAAGCCGCTTCTATTAATGTTAAATAGAAGACTGTATACAAATACACACTGGTTAATAATTTGGAATATTGCTGTTAAATATGATTCCTTATCCATGCTTGCCACCTTTGCAAGTTCGTGATTTAACCTCTAATCGATATTTTTGTTTTGATGCAGTAGGTACTTCTCTAGAAGGTCTGACAGTGAGCTGGATGAACTCGATAATGATTCTCCTGCCAAAAACAGGAGGGAGCAATCAAGTAGGAGCAAAGAGAAGCCCACTTCTGTGGAAAAGCATGAACGATCTGAAGAATATGATAAGTTAAACTATTATGATGACCGGGAATATAAGAGGAAACACAGGGAAGACTCATCGGGGCAAAAAAGAGTAAAGCCCTATGTCAATGAGCACATGAAATCAAAAAGGTACAAATCAAGATTTCAGGAACAACAGAAGTATGCACAATTTTCAGACTACACTGATGATGACAGAGAACTTAGTGATGACCATTCCAATAGCCTCTCAAGTGACAAGTCCAGTCACAGGCttagcatcgatgaagaacgctaCAATGGAAGAAGTTGTTCTGATGATCTTGGTTCCGACGTAGACCCTTCTCGCAGAATCACCTCACAGCACAGTGGTTGCCTCACTGAAAGTAGAGAATATGGTCGACGATCAAAGCATAAGTCCTATGACTATGAGATCGATGGTCATAGTGGTAAATTTGGAAAACCAAATGATCACCATTTGAGAGTTTCTTCTCATGATCTTGATTGGAAAGCCAGAAGTGAAGGTTCTGATCTAGAGGATGCTGATGCTCGTTTACCACATAGCAGAAGCAGGCGAGAAAAGAAACATGATAGAAGCAGTAGAAAGAGAAATCTTCACCAGGAAAAGGGCAACGACAATGATCGTAGTGATGAGCCTAGTAACAAAAagttgaagaggaaggaagagaagagatACTCCGGTAGGTCTTCAGGCAGACAGACAGTTCGATAAGAAGTATTGATTGATAGTTATGATCCACGAGTCTTCGTTCGGTGTCAGGTTAtcattaccttttttttttttaaatctttgtTAGCCTCCTCCTGCTAAAAGTTTTGAGAAGCTTTAGATGCTGGCTGGAAGTGCAATGATCTTTGGTTTCAAGGTACTATCAGTAAATGTTCATTTTGCCATTCCAACGACGTGCGATGCTCAACTTGTGACAAGCTCCTGAAGTTTTGAGTTCTTTTACATTCATTTGTGATGTGCAATATATAAGTCCGAGCAGCTATCTGTTACCTGTGTATATACCATCTGGTTCAATTGTTTTTTCCGGTTTGGTTCGATTAAAGGAATGTAATTCGAACCGGAATCGATTCTGATCTACTTAATTGAATCTATTTAAAATGTATTCATTTGATTTAGttaattgatttataattttaagtaattatatatatatatatatatatatatatatattaaatgaatTAGTTAAATTTAATTGAATCAAATTGAAATCTGATTGAcatgataaaatttataaaatcgaGTTCATGTCATCTATAAAATTGGATATTTAGGTTTGTTTGAATAATTGACTAAGAGCCTGGGATAGTTAATTCAATCGTACTGATATATATAtctcttaaattaaaattaatttgattCTTCAAAGTTGAAGGAACCATTGGTGAATCTTAGTTCGGATCGAATCGGTTTTGGATCCTCTTTATTTATTCTCTACAGAATTTTGTGGCCTTCggaaaacatttgatatttagTAATTTTCTTCGAGAGCTTTTGCTTGGTAGTAgaattgatctgcattttgtTGAACTTTCCTTACAAGTCGTAATCTGCACGAAAGTTTAGAATTAATCCCCTTTGTTTATGCAGTTGCTTACACGTACTGTGTGTGATACGAATCGAAATTGTCATCATCTAATTTACTGGATTCGTAGTTTTGTATTGCAGCTGATGCCGAGGGAGCAATTAATTCATGACGGCTGGCTTTTCGGTCTGCAGGTTGACAGGCTATATCGAAAGGATACGCCGAAACAGCGGTTTGTGCGTCGTCTTCTTGTGAAAACCTGAAGGATTTCCTGATGCAGGCATTGTGTGCACACAAAGCATTACCGTCCGCTAAATGCTTTGTCCCAACCGGCCTCCGCTGGTATTATTAGAAACGGCCTCGCACGCCATGGCTGGAGTTTCTATTCTGTCATGCCACGGGAGGAGGTTGGTGTGGTGCCAAACCTCTCTAGTCTATTGGCATTCCTCCTCAGCTCGGCTGTGTCTTTGCTGACCCGTTCCGTTTAGCTAAAAATATCTGAAATGGACACTTGAACGCAAAGAAACCCCTCACGCTTCCAACGTAATCTTGTGGAGCTCCCTCTGCTCCTTTGTCCACCTCCCCTGCAAATGAAGCCCTCACGCCCATagccttctcctctttcttcctttctctcctcctcctcgcccgGTTCTTCGTTTCGCTTCTTGCTTGGCCTCTTGGAAGCCGAATTGATCTCGATTTGTTTATGGCTCGGGTTGGCAGAGCTCGATGGACGAGTTCCAGCTTGAAGTAGGTCTTCTACTGCGCAAAGAAGATAACCTGGTGAGGAGTTGTTCTTTTTGGCTACCACTTGATGGAACATATATagagagaaaataaaagaaaatatatacatatatatatgtatatgtatatatagagagagattcTTGAGATGTTTTTGTTGTTCTTCGTGTTTAGATTATGTATATGCTTTTACTCACTTCAAATATCAGATTAAATATGAGATGATACACGAATTGCACAaactcaactctctctctctccctctctctcatccAACGCCTGCTGCTTCTGGTTGTGACGAGGGATGCTCGGTGGCGAGTCGTACACGAAAAGCCCATCAAATGAGGAAGAGGTGTTGGAGAACGGTCGTTACCTTTTTGCCCTTTCTACAAAGAACACCTCTGAAGCTGTGTGTTCACTGTGAGGAggaattcttcttcttttgttccttCTCATTTAATCTATTCTACGAGTAGGTTTGGTTATATGCTATCGATAGGTTTGGTTATGTGCGGTGGTATATTTCTTGGAGTTGATTTGTATTATATGCTATCGATATGTATAATCATATGAAGTTAGAAATAATATTTAATGTTTTGGAATCTAAAATAATGTTTATTTCCACGCCGTTTTTGCTCTATTAATTCTTTCGAGTTCTATGTTAGCTTTGTGCTCTTTCTTCATGCTTTCATGCCGCAGTGACTGAGAAGACTTACGTGCATGGAGAAGGCAGCGCCGCGAAGCCCCGCTCCGGCCACCACCTTCGTGCGAACCGACACGGCCACCTTCAAAGAGCTCGTGCAGCGGCTGACGGCCGGCCCCCAGATCGACGACGCCCACAAGCACCACCccgccctctcctcctcctcctcctcttcccacaAGCTGAAGACGCCGGGGCTCAAGCGGCAGCACGAGCAGCGGCGGGGAGTCCCTCGGCGCAGGTTCACCGCCCTCCGGCCTCGGCCGCTCTCCCTCCCGGCCAGCCCCGCCGCCATCTCCCCTGCCATGAGCCCCGTGGTGGCGTCTCCTTCGACCAGCTTCGCCAGGCTTCACATACGCGAGGAGGGAGGCAACAAGGTGCAGGTGGATCcgaacgaggaggaggagaaggctatCAAGGAGAGGAGGTTTTACTTGCACCCCTCGCCACGGCCGCGTAACGCCGAGGCGCCGGAGTTGCTTCCTCTCTTTCCGTTGTCTTCTTCTTCCCAGCCCAGTGACCAACCCTGATTGCATGAGGCTTATTGCTGTAGCATTATTCATTGTTAATGCCCATCCAGTTCTTA
The window above is part of the Musa acuminata AAA Group cultivar baxijiao chromosome BXJ2-6, Cavendish_Baxijiao_AAA, whole genome shotgun sequence genome. Proteins encoded here:
- the LOC135614750 gene encoding zinc finger CCCH domain-containing protein 5-like isoform X1; the protein is MSEPQPTDSFAGDPPPMADPSSGAVSPEPVAEAGATADVGCTSRKEKRKALKKLKRKQTRREAAIREREEDEARSNDPEEKRKIRLREQEEVEIAERERKLFEERERLWFEAAAARKAAEEEEEQRRKELMEKSQEKNQHDAHVNEEDGDDEWDYIEEGPAEIIWQGNEIIVKKKRVRVAKKNANKQQSEEDDNRPTSNPLPPQSVAFASYMNGPSISAQEVLERVAQEVPNFGTEQDKAHCPFHLKTGACRFGPRCSRVHFHPDKSCTLLIKNMYNGPGLVSEQDEGLEYTDEEVERCYEEFYEDVHTEFLKFGELVNFKVCKNGSYHLRGNVYVHYKSLDSAVLAYNNINGRFFAGKQITCEFVGVTKWKVAICGEYMKSKLKTCSHGSACNFIHCFRNPGGDYEWADWDNPPPKYWIRKMIALFGPSNEYEHHKQVDLKEFDRPRCSDRKRTPIDKRRYFSRRSDSELDELDNDSPAKNRREQSSRSKEKPTSVEKHERSEEYDKLNYYDDREYKRKHREDSSGQKRVKPYVNEHMKSKRYKSRFQEQQKYAQFSDYTDDDRELSDDHSNSLSSDKSSHRLSIDEERYNGRSCSDDLGSDVDPSRRITSQHSGCLTESREYGRRSKHKSYDYEIDGHSGKFGKPNDHHLRVSSHDLDWKARSEGSDLEDADARLPHSRSRREKKHDRSSRKRNLHQEKGNDNDRSDEPSNKKLKRKEEKRYSGRSSGRQTVR
- the LOC135614750 gene encoding zinc finger CCCH domain-containing protein 5-like isoform X2 is translated as MSEPQPTDSFAGDPPPMADPSSGAVSPEPVAEAGATADVGCTSRKEKRKALKKLKRKQTRREAAIREREEDEARSNDPEEKRKIRLREQEEVEIAERERKLFEERERLWFEAAAARKAAEEEEEQRRKELMEKSQEKNQHDAHVNEEDGDDEWDYIEEGPAEIIWQGNEIIVKKKRVRVAKKNANKQQSEEDDNRPTSNPLPPQSVAFASYMNGPSISAQEVLERVAQEVPNFGTEQDKAHCPFHLKTGACRFGPRCSRVHFHPDKSCTLLIKNMYNGPGLVSEQDEGLEYTDEEVERCYEEFYEDVHTEFLKFGELVNFKVCKNGSYHLRGNVYVHYKSLDSAVLAYNNINGRFFAGKQITCEFVGVTKWKVAICGEYMKSKLKTCSHGSACNFIHCFRNPGGDYEWADWDNPPPKYWIRKMIALFGPSNEYEHHKQVDLKEFDRPRCSDRKRTPIDKRYFSRRSDSELDELDNDSPAKNRREQSSRSKEKPTSVEKHERSEEYDKLNYYDDREYKRKHREDSSGQKRVKPYVNEHMKSKRYKSRFQEQQKYAQFSDYTDDDRELSDDHSNSLSSDKSSHRLSIDEERYNGRSCSDDLGSDVDPSRRITSQHSGCLTESREYGRRSKHKSYDYEIDGHSGKFGKPNDHHLRVSSHDLDWKARSEGSDLEDADARLPHSRSRREKKHDRSSRKRNLHQEKGNDNDRSDEPSNKKLKRKEEKRYSGRSSGRQTVR
- the LOC103987664 gene encoding VQ motif-containing protein 31, producing the protein MEKAAPRSPAPATTFVRTDTATFKELVQRLTAGPQIDDAHKHHPALSSSSSSSHKLKTPGLKRQHEQRRGVPRRRFTALRPRPLSLPASPAAISPAMSPVVASPSTSFARLHIREEGGNKVQVDPNEEEEKAIKERRFYLHPSPRPRNAEAPELLPLFPLSSSSQPSDQP